Below is a genomic region from Gemmobacter sp. 24YEA27.
GGCCACCGCCCGCACATGATCAACCAGCGAGCGCTGCGCGATCAGAATGGCGGCGATCACGGTCTCGATCACGCCGTGATATGGCAGCCTGCCGATGAGCCAGCCCGTAAGACCCGCGCCAAGGACCAGGGCTGCCATCACCGCAGCCCCCTTGAGCCGCCGCGCCGCACCCTCGTTGAACCGCCGGTCCGCAAGGCCGATCAGCCGGCCCATCAGCACCGCCGGATGCGGCAGGTGGCGCCAGATCCAGGCGGGCTCGCCAAAGGCGGCGTCGAGAATCATGGCAAGAACCAAAACCATGCCGGACCCCGTGCTGGTGGTTGCGAATCATCTGACAGGGAAGTGAACCGGATCGGCCCCGCGGGCAAGCGGGCATTGAGCGGCCCCCGCCTGCGGCATTGTCGCCACGAAGGCTTCATCTTTTTGTGGTAAAGTGCTGGCATGGTGAGAGGGGCTTGATTTCACGGGCTTTCGGGTTTGTGCTGGGCTCAGGAGGGGACGGACATGCTGGAATATCTGCCCAAGGAGTTGCGCGATCATCTCGATGCCGCCCGCAAGCGTCAGCAAAGGCGCAAATCGCGGATGCGGGTCGAACTTGGCGATCTGCTGGTCTATCCGGTGCTGCGGTTCTGGCAGGGCGGTTTTTCGCTTGATGCCGATCTGGTGCCGGCGCGCCTGCGGGGGCTGGTCGATATCTACGATGGCCCGCGCCATGTGTTTCAGTGCCTGATCGTTGCCACGGAAATCGTCGATGGCGAACTGGTCTGCGACTTCAAACGCCTGACCCCGGTGACAAATCGCCCAGCACTTGATTACTGGCGCGAGGATGAGGGGCCGGCGGGGTATTTGCCATCCGCGTAAGGGGGCACCGCCCCTCCACCCCCGGGAGGCTTCCTCACCTGGCCAGAGGCGCCGTCACGGTCGGATCTCGACCATTGTTCCAACAGGCGTCGCCGCCCAGATTTCGCGCATTTCCGCATTGCTTATGGCGATGCAGCCTGCGGTCCAGTCAGTTGCGATAAGTGTTTCATCGGGAAGCATATTCGGCTGGCCATGGATCATGATATCGCCCCCGGGCGAATAGCCGCCGGCCCGGGCGCGCGCGCGATCTGCGGGCTTTGGATAATCGAGCCCCAGTGAGAGGTGATAGGCAGACTGGTCATTGCGGCGGTCGATGCGGAATTCGCCTTCCGGGGTACGGCCATCGCCCTCACGGTTCTTGTCGCCTGTCGGTGAAAAGCCAAGCGCGATTCGGTAGACGCGGACCTCGCGCCCCTCCTGGATCAGTGCCATCCGCCTTGCGGCTTTTTCGATCACGATACGCTCGATCTGGCCGGTGAGCGGTGGCAGCGGCGCAGGCGGCATGACGGGCGGCGGCGCGGGTTGCCAGAGCATCCAGGCCGCCAGCGCCAATGCGCCGAGGCTGAGGAGTGTGAAACCCCGCGCCAGCCGTCTCATTGCAGATCGGCAAAGACGCTTTGCAGCCGGGTGATCGCTTCTTCGATCTGCGCCCGGGGTGCGGCGATATTAAAGCGGATGAAACTCTCGCCGCCCTTGCCGAAACTGTCGCCGTGATTGGTTGCAATGGCGGCCTGGGTCTCGACCCGCGCCAGCATCTCGGCTTTGCTCAGCCCGGTGCCGGAGAAGTCGACCCAGGAGAGATAGGTGGCCTCGAGGGCCATGGATTTCAGCCCGGGGATCGCATTGACCGCTGCGTCAAACAGCTGCCGGTTGCCGTCGAGATA
It encodes:
- a CDS encoding L,D-transpeptidase family protein; protein product: MRRLARGFTLLSLGALALAAWMLWQPAPPPVMPPAPLPPLTGQIERIVIEKAARRMALIQEGREVRVYRIALGFSPTGDKNREGDGRTPEGEFRIDRRNDQSAYHLSLGLDYPKPADRARARAGGYSPGGDIMIHGQPNMLPDETLIATDWTAGCIAISNAEMREIWAATPVGTMVEIRP